A part of Marinomonas rhizomae genomic DNA contains:
- the bamB gene encoding outer membrane protein assembly factor BamB, which produces MSKSLYYIVLFSALILQGCSNSRPALSDLPSIESKVDLKTAWRTGVDGNFGESSERFNLVAENGSLYFVTDKGTVYELAQDNGDKKDSFSTDYKPSAGVTRHGDIVYFGTYDAQLVAVSLASKSVLWEKALSSEVLSEASYAAGKIAIQTADGWLSVMDAETGDTLWRAKEDLPSLTVRGTSAPIISDGKVIAGFASGKLKAYSLQDGNLLWSYDVGKPEGRYEIERLSDVDGRLVVENGVVYAVAYNGTLAALSIENGRPLWQRSIPSSVGVAVKGELLVAVDMTSKVIALNAKNGTEVWKNKDLVDRDLITPEFFRDYVAVMDRGGYVHLLDLTTGEVAAHKVADNGVPSGSRMVANDKQLFILTPNSNVTALSY; this is translated from the coding sequence ATGAGCAAGTCTCTTTATTACATTGTTTTGTTTTCTGCTTTGATCCTTCAAGGTTGCTCTAACTCCCGTCCAGCTTTATCAGATCTTCCCTCTATTGAAAGTAAGGTGGATTTAAAGACAGCTTGGCGCACGGGGGTTGATGGTAATTTTGGTGAGTCCAGTGAGCGTTTCAATCTCGTTGCAGAAAACGGCTCTTTGTACTTTGTTACGGATAAGGGAACAGTATACGAGCTTGCGCAAGATAATGGGGATAAGAAAGACTCTTTCTCGACTGATTATAAACCAAGTGCTGGCGTAACGCGCCATGGCGATATTGTGTATTTCGGTACATATGATGCCCAACTTGTCGCTGTTTCTTTAGCAAGTAAATCTGTCTTGTGGGAAAAAGCACTAAGCTCGGAAGTATTGTCTGAAGCGTCTTATGCTGCGGGCAAAATAGCCATTCAAACAGCCGATGGTTGGTTGAGTGTGATGGATGCTGAGACAGGTGATACGCTGTGGCGTGCAAAAGAAGATTTGCCATCTTTAACGGTACGTGGTACAAGCGCACCCATTATTTCCGATGGTAAAGTCATTGCAGGTTTTGCCAGTGGAAAATTGAAAGCCTACTCTTTGCAAGATGGCAATTTACTTTGGTCTTATGATGTAGGTAAGCCAGAAGGGCGTTACGAAATTGAGCGACTAAGCGATGTAGATGGTCGTTTAGTGGTAGAAAATGGTGTTGTTTACGCCGTTGCCTACAATGGTACGCTGGCCGCACTTTCAATTGAAAATGGTCGACCACTATGGCAGCGTAGCATCCCTAGTTCAGTGGGTGTTGCTGTAAAGGGAGAGCTTCTTGTTGCTGTTGATATGACCAGTAAAGTCATTGCATTGAATGCTAAAAATGGCACTGAAGTTTGGAAAAATAAAGATCTTGTAGACCGAGATTTGATTACACCAGAGTTTTTTCGTGATTATGTTGCTGTGATGGATCGCGGTGGTTACGTTCATTTACTTGATCTAACGACAGGCGAAGTTGCAGCTCATAAAGTCGCTGATAATGGTGTTCCTTCTGGTAGTCGTATGGTCGCAAATGATAAGCAATTGTTTATTCTTACGCCGAACTCTAATGTAACGGCATTGAGCTATTGA
- a CDS encoding succinylglutamate desuccinylase/aspartoacylase family protein: MGKTALTIGGVEIPLGGTARIKLPMVKLYTDTNMSMPVFVKRGKRSGPTLFISAAIHGDELNGIEIISRIIQSKYLESLKGTLIAVPIVNGYGVLSQSRYLPDRRDLNRSFPGSQRGSLAGRVADRFLSEIVSKADYGIDLHTGSLHRTNLPQVRANLDDPETLEIARAFGVPVLMNSNLRDGSLRECANDVGAKVILYEAGEALRFDELSIRAGVKGIVGVMRHLGMLPKSRSKKSLSEPRIARNSSWVRATDSGFTTHIKELGDLVEAGDVLAEIKDPYGDILDKVLCKNGGIIIGKQNIPLVQEGDAMYHIAHFSSPDEVAGHVESMQDELMDRDASLNLIDYKSS, from the coding sequence ATGGGTAAAACAGCTTTAACAATTGGTGGCGTTGAGATTCCGTTAGGTGGTACTGCTCGTATAAAACTGCCAATGGTAAAGTTGTATACCGACACGAATATGTCTATGCCGGTGTTTGTAAAACGCGGCAAGCGTTCTGGTCCGACCTTGTTTATTAGTGCTGCGATTCACGGTGATGAATTGAACGGTATCGAGATTATTAGTCGAATCATTCAAAGCAAATATCTTGAGAGCTTAAAGGGCACTTTGATCGCAGTGCCAATTGTTAATGGCTATGGTGTGTTGAGCCAAAGTCGTTATTTGCCTGACCGTCGTGATTTAAATCGCTCTTTTCCTGGCTCCCAGCGTGGCTCGTTAGCAGGGCGTGTGGCGGATCGCTTTTTGAGTGAAATCGTTTCTAAAGCGGATTATGGTATCGATCTTCATACTGGAAGTTTGCATCGCACTAATTTGCCACAGGTGCGCGCGAACCTTGATGATCCTGAAACACTGGAGATTGCCAGAGCTTTTGGCGTCCCTGTTTTAATGAACTCTAACCTTCGTGATGGCTCATTACGTGAATGTGCCAATGATGTAGGAGCCAAGGTTATTCTTTATGAAGCCGGTGAAGCATTGCGTTTTGACGAGCTATCTATAAGAGCGGGAGTGAAGGGGATTGTTGGTGTGATGAGGCACCTTGGAATGTTGCCTAAGTCGCGCAGCAAAAAATCTTTATCTGAGCCAAGAATTGCACGTAACAGTAGTTGGGTAAGAGCGACCGATAGTGGTTTTACGACGCATATAAAAGAGCTAGGCGATCTTGTTGAAGCTGGTGATGTGTTAGCCGAAATTAAAGATCCATATGGTGATATTTTAGATAAAGTCTTGTGTAAAAATGGTGGGATTATCATTGGCAAACAAAATATTCCATTAGTTCAAGAAGGTGACGCTATGTACCATATTGCCCATTTTTCTTCCCCTGACGAAGTAGCTGGCCATGTGGAAAGTATGCAGGATGAATTGATGGACAGAGATGCATCTTTAAACTTAATTGACTATAAATCGTCTTAA
- the der gene encoding ribosome biogenesis GTPase Der, with product MIPVIALVGRPNVGKSTLFNQLTRSRDALVADYPGLTRDRKYGDGKLGEHEFIVIDTGGISGDEQGIDERMARQSLLAIEEADAVLFLVDGRHGLNPADEMIANHLRRSNKPVSLVVNKTDGINEDIALADFYSLGMGELHPIAASHGKGVHVLIDKVMLPYAERVEEAKNQISLESRGIRIGVVGRPNVGKSTLVNRMLGEDRVVVYDMPGTTRDSVYIPYVRHDKEYTLIDTAGVRRRKHVKEAVEKFSIVKTLQAIQDANVVIVVIDSHEDLVEQDLHMIGYVLDAGRGVVLAINKWDGLKKDDREHIKSEVERRLGFVPYAKVHYISALHGTGVGDLYDTIESTYESCYAKWSTNRLTRILEDAVAEHQPPMVNSRRIKLRYAHQGGSNPPRIVVHGNQTSALPGSYKRYLENKFRTVLNITGTPIIFEFKSSENPFAPKK from the coding sequence ATGATTCCAGTTATTGCATTGGTAGGTAGACCCAATGTTGGCAAATCGACTCTCTTCAATCAATTGACGAGATCCCGTGATGCTTTAGTTGCCGATTATCCAGGGCTAACTCGTGACCGTAAATACGGTGACGGTAAGCTTGGTGAACATGAATTTATTGTCATTGACACTGGTGGTATCAGTGGTGATGAGCAGGGTATAGATGAAAGAATGGCGCGCCAGTCTTTATTGGCAATAGAAGAGGCAGATGCTGTTTTGTTTCTTGTTGATGGTCGTCATGGTTTGAATCCTGCAGACGAAATGATCGCTAATCATTTGCGTCGTTCAAATAAGCCTGTTTCTCTTGTGGTGAATAAGACCGATGGCATCAATGAAGATATCGCGTTGGCGGATTTTTATTCTTTAGGGATGGGTGAACTACATCCTATCGCCGCCTCTCACGGTAAAGGTGTACATGTCCTGATTGATAAGGTGATGCTGCCTTATGCAGAACGCGTTGAGGAAGCTAAGAACCAAATTAGTTTGGAGTCACGTGGTATCCGCATTGGTGTAGTAGGTCGACCAAACGTAGGTAAATCTACATTGGTAAACCGTATGTTAGGTGAAGATCGTGTTGTTGTGTATGACATGCCAGGTACTACGCGCGATAGTGTTTACATTCCTTACGTGCGTCATGATAAAGAATATACTCTTATTGATACGGCAGGTGTGCGTCGTCGTAAACATGTGAAGGAAGCGGTAGAAAAATTTTCTATTGTTAAGACCTTACAGGCTATCCAAGACGCTAACGTAGTTATTGTTGTCATTGACTCCCATGAAGACTTGGTTGAACAAGATCTTCACATGATCGGTTATGTATTAGATGCTGGTCGTGGTGTGGTGTTGGCTATAAATAAATGGGATGGTCTTAAGAAAGACGATCGTGAGCATATCAAGAGTGAAGTTGAGCGTCGTTTGGGATTTGTACCCTATGCGAAAGTTCATTATATATCAGCTTTGCATGGTACTGGCGTTGGTGATTTGTACGATACGATTGAAAGCACTTATGAGTCCTGCTATGCCAAATGGTCAACAAACCGTTTGACAAGAATTCTTGAGGATGCGGTTGCAGAACATCAGCCTCCAATGGTGAATAGTCGTCGAATCAAACTTCGATATGCGCACCAAGGTGGATCGAATCCTCCTCGTATTGTTGTGCATGGAAATCAAACGAGTGCTTTACCAGGTAGTTACAAACGCTACTTAGAGAATAAATTTAGAACGGTGTTGAATATCACCGGAACCCCGATTATTTTTGAATTTAAATCCTCTGAAAACCCGTTTGCACCTAAGAAATAA
- the rimK gene encoding 30S ribosomal protein S6--L-glutamate ligase, producing the protein MKIAILSRNPRLYSTRRLVEAGEQLGHEVDVIDTMHCYMDITSSNPSVRYDGKPLPKYDAVIPRIGASVTFYGTAVVRQFEMMGTYSINESVAISRSRDKLRSLQLMSRKGLGLPKTGFAHHPDKIGDLLKNVGGAPVVIKLLEGTQGIGVVLAESNKTAESIIEAFMGLKANILVQEYIKEAGGADIRCLVVGGKVIAAMKRQGADGEFRSNLHRGGTASLVKLSPEERRTAVEAAKVMGLNMCGVDILRSNNGPLIMEVNSSPGLEGIESATGKDVASMIITHIEKTALLGSTKTKGKG; encoded by the coding sequence ATGAAAATCGCAATTCTTTCTCGTAATCCACGACTCTATTCTACTCGTCGATTGGTTGAGGCCGGTGAGCAGCTTGGGCATGAGGTAGATGTAATTGATACGATGCATTGTTATATGGACATTACAAGTAGCAACCCTTCCGTTCGTTACGATGGTAAGCCTCTGCCGAAATATGATGCGGTTATTCCAAGAATTGGCGCATCAGTTACTTTTTATGGAACGGCCGTAGTTAGACAGTTCGAAATGATGGGTACTTACAGTATTAACGAATCTGTTGCGATCAGTCGCTCACGAGATAAGTTAAGATCGTTGCAACTGATGTCGCGTAAGGGCTTGGGGTTGCCTAAGACGGGTTTTGCACATCATCCTGATAAGATAGGTGACTTGCTAAAGAATGTTGGTGGCGCTCCTGTGGTGATTAAACTATTGGAAGGCACGCAAGGAATTGGTGTGGTTTTGGCGGAGTCAAACAAAACGGCAGAATCTATTATTGAAGCTTTCATGGGGCTAAAAGCCAATATCCTAGTACAAGAATATATTAAAGAAGCGGGTGGTGCTGATATCCGCTGCTTGGTGGTGGGTGGCAAAGTAATTGCCGCAATGAAAAGACAAGGTGCAGACGGCGAGTTTCGCTCTAACCTTCATCGTGGTGGAACGGCATCTTTGGTTAAGCTTTCTCCCGAAGAAAGGCGCACAGCAGTAGAAGCGGCAAAAGTAATGGGTTTGAATATGTGCGGTGTTGATATTCTGCGATCCAACAATGGTCCTCTTATTATGGAAGTAAATTCCTCGCCAGGGTTGGAGGGTATCGAATCTGCAACGGGCAAAGACGTGGCTTCTATGATCATAACGCACATTGAAAAAACCGCTTTATTGGGTAGTACAAAAACAAAAGGGAAAGGTTAA